Genomic window (Siphonobacter curvatus):
AGAGGGATAAAAAATAAGGCTTTGTTCGGCCCGAGCTTCCAAGAGTCGGGCTGGCCGCTGACCGGTCAACGCCTTAAAGTTGAAATGGATCAGAATATATTCTTTGACAAAGGGCTGTAAAGCAGGGTGAGGCTGAGTGCTTTGGTAGATCATCGCATGCTGTTTTTTGATGACTCACTAATAAAGAACAGGTTAACGGCTTATGGGCTACCGGCCCGCTCCGTCATCCTTTCTTTCCTTGGTAGGTTACACCCACCCAATAGGTAAACGCTGGCTTTAACGAACTGCTTTGGACCACTGCGGCGGCTCAGTCNCCAGTCCAGAATCAATGTCTAGTTCTCAGTGATCGCTCTGAGCTTAGGAGACTAATGTTAGCCTAAATGACGTTGTTTTTCGCCGTTTTATAAGTGTCTATATGTTAATCAATCTCAATTTGAAGGCTTTGGCTATCAAGCTCGAAAATATACTCTATCCCATCCATATCATCCAGTTGTTGGCCTTTGTAGGTAAATCCAAAGGGACGAATGGTTGCTAATGAAGCAGCGTTATCAGGGCTAATCGTTGCTCGAACGATTTGAACTTCCTTTTCAGCTCTAGCTCGATAAAGGAGATCATGCAACATGGCCTTCGCATAACCCTGTCCTCGTTGTGCCGGTACTACGGAGTAAGCGACCTCAACCATACCCATCTGATCAGGAGGCCCATGAAATCCTGCATGGCCTACCACCTGTTGGTTAGACGTAACCACTTGTGCTATCCAATCCAAGCTGCGAGGGTCTTGACGAGCTTGGTTAAGTCGAATATCCCATAGCCAAACGGCGTCATCCGTACTAAAGAATGAATCAAGTTGAACGCCTATTAGGGTACTAGCCTGTTGTAGATCTCGGTTAACTAAAGCTTCTAAGGCTGCTTGAGTAAGCTTAATCCAGGTTAGTTCGTGAATCGTCATTTCTGTTGTAAAATCAATCCTTTATGTTAATCGGCTAGTCAATATACTTACCAAAGGCTTTCATGAATATGAACCTACTACCTTGATTTACTGCTAATGACATTCAATCGCCTTGGGTCTTTAGCTTAAGCTTCTTGACAACCTGGCTTTTATAGTCGAGAAGTATCTGGTCTATTTGATCCCACTGGTTAGCGTGCAAGTATTGGTTAATGCGTTCCACCTCTTGTATCGCTGCATCGCTGCAAGACCGGTTGCGGGCTAAAACAAGTTTTCTGCTTAGAATAGCGGAAGCCTCTTGATTCATATGCTGAGCAAGCTCGCAGAAAAGAATTAGGTTTTCATTACGCCCTGACACTTCACCGACTTTGAATTGGGCTCGATTAGTCAGCACGTCAGTTGAAGAAGAATAGCGCCTAAAGTAAGGTAGAATGTACTCAATGAGTGTTCGGGTATAGAACTCCGCAAATACTTTGTACTCTTGGGTGATCCGACCATAATTTTTAAGACCCGGAATAAGACGTTCTATTTTTTTAGAGCCGGTTAGCTCATGATTCTTAACGAAGCAATCGGTATCATAGACAGTGGCTAAACCTATTTCTGTTTCAAAACTTTCATTCCTACCCATCCAACTACCTCGGGTGTCGATATGAATAACCTGTAACAGGTCCTTGGATGGCCTGATCAATCTTCGCCCTACCTTTTTAAATCCATAGGGCAAGAGGTTTTCGGCGATGATAGCAGTAAAGTCTTTGAAAGCAGGTGTAAGAGCCTCTTTAGGCAGGGGTCGGTAGACTTTAAGCTCTTCCCATTTAAGCTGACTCATTATCACTACAGGTTGAATTGAAACTAATTTCGTGGCAAGCCAAAAGTAGTCATTAATGGATGCAGTAACATCTCCTGAGATTTGCCTTCTCGATA
Coding sequences:
- a CDS encoding GNAT family N-acetyltransferase — protein: MTIHELTWIKLTQAALEALVNRDLQQASTLIGVQLDSFFSTDDAVWLWDIRLNQARQDPRSLDWIAQVVTSNQQVVGHAGFHGPPDQMGMVEVAYSVVPAQRGQGYAKAMLHDLLYRARAEKEVQIVRATISPDNAASLATIRPFGFTYKGQQLDDMDGIEYIFELDSQSLQIEID